A segment of the Candoia aspera isolate rCanAsp1 chromosome 8, rCanAsp1.hap2, whole genome shotgun sequence genome:
TGCTCCCTGGTGCAAATACCAAGAAGTAAATCAAACAGATAAAGTTAGCATTTTCACAAAATGAACACTAAAATGCCATAGAGAATTCATAAAAACCACACTAAGCAGTAGGCATCACTGCTTTAGATCTGAAAGCAAAAATATACTTCAGAGTGTGTAAAAGCCTGAATGTAGCACCCATCTGCAGTTCCTTAAAGGAAGCATGCTTTTCCCCAGGATCTTGGGAAAAGGCGTACTTAGTTTAATGAGTTGCTGGCAGCTGCTATTTGCACACCTCTATGCACTTTTAAATACTTCTTGCCTTCCATTCCCAACTGCTGCATAAACCTACAGTGCAACAGAGTAGTAGcaatcctctagagcagtgtttctcaaccttggccagttgaatatgtgtggacttcaactcccagaattccccagccagctgggagttgaagtccatacatcttcaactggccaaggttgagaaacactgttctagactgcTATTTTTTCTGTCTTGTTGATCTAACTTCCATCATTCCCATCCAACACAAACCTTTGCTTCTCTTGTTGGAAGTGATCATACCGAACACTTTTGCAGAGTACCAGAATGTGGAAAGCTGCCTATTAGATACAGTACATTTGCCCCCAAGTGCAATACAAAGTAATGAATAAAGCATGTACAGTAAAAAACAACTTCTATTATAAGTAATATCCAACAGTTAATTTTAACCATCCCAACCAATCTTTGCATGCAGAACAGCCGCATTTGAACTTGCTAGGTTTGCTGCTAATAAACATTTATAGAATCAAATTAATCCTTGCAGATCCACCTAGACTAATGTTCTAAAATCCTAGGAGACTTCCACTCCTCAAGAGGATTTGCCTGAATGTTAGTCTGATAACACTTTCTGACTTTAGGCATAACGCATTATAATTAAAtacaatacaaacaataaaactgTTCTCTAGATGTTTTAGGGAGAACAGAGTGGGAATTGGACTAATTAGGTTATGAAAACTAGTAATCCTGGAGTTCTTTCTTAATGTTAATCCAGCTATTGTTCTTGGTGGTGTTACTCTTTCATAACTGAAAATAGTGACATATTCATGTCAACAAAACAAGTCTTCTGGGTGAATGCCTATAGAATACCTCTTTTGTTATAACCTCAAAACATAAAAATGtgaacattctttttttcttttgcagatcaTTCAAGATTATCAGTGGAATGAACATTTCTGTTGCAGCTTTTGCTGGCAGGCTGTGGTTTgtgtaatgagaaaaaaaaattgacttcTTGAATGTGTTTCTGAGAAGCCTACCACAGTTTCAGTCTGTTGCTTAGTGTGATCTCAGCTTGAGAAAAAAACAGTATGAATACATCACTTCTCTCCTTCGCAGGAAATTATTCTGTTCAGAATGTCTCAAATGAGGCTTCTGGACTCTTACATTTCCAGGACGTTGACTGTCATGTGCCTTTGGCAATGGTATTCACCTTGGCCCTAGCTTATGGAGCTGTTATCCTTCTTGGCATTTCTGGAAATCTGGCCTTAATTATTATCAtcctgaagcaaaaggaaatGCGCAATGTGACCAACATCCTCATTGTCAATCTGTCCTTTTCGGACCTCCTAATAACCATCATGTGTCTTCCTTTCACATTTGTATATACTCTAATGGACCACTGGGTTTTTGGGGAAACTATGTGCAAACTGAATCCTTTTGTGCAGTGTGTCTCTGTCACagtctctgttttttctttggtCCTCATTGCTATTGAACGCCATCAGTTGATTATCAACCCTCGGGGATGGAGGCCTAATAACAGACATGCCTATGTTGGAATTGCTGCCATCTGGATCCTAGCAGTGGCCTCATCTTTGCCTTTCCTTGTATACCATGTCTTAACTGATGATCCTTTCACTAATCTAACCATAGAGGACTACAAAGGAAAATATGTATGCTTGGATTCATTTCCATGGGAGTCAGTCAGACTTTCATACACTACTATCCTCT
Coding sequences within it:
- the NPY1R gene encoding neuropeptide Y receptor type 1; translated protein: MNTSLLSFAGNYSVQNVSNEASGLLHFQDVDCHVPLAMVFTLALAYGAVILLGISGNLALIIIILKQKEMRNVTNILIVNLSFSDLLITIMCLPFTFVYTLMDHWVFGETMCKLNPFVQCVSVTVSVFSLVLIAIERHQLIINPRGWRPNNRHAYVGIAAIWILAVASSLPFLVYHVLTDDPFTNLTIEDYKGKYVCLDSFPWESVRLSYTTILLVIQYLGPLCFILICYLKIYIRLKRRCSVVDKMRDNKYRSTETKRINIMLISIVVAFAVCWLPLTIFNTVFDWNHEILPAACSHNLLFLICHLTAMISTCVNPIFYGFLNKNFQRDLQVFFRFCDFHARDDDYETIAMSTMHTDISKTSLKQASPITFKKFNDHADEKI